One stretch of Juglans microcarpa x Juglans regia isolate MS1-56 chromosome 3D, Jm3101_v1.0, whole genome shotgun sequence DNA includes these proteins:
- the LOC121255048 gene encoding uncharacterized protein LOC121255048, which translates to MSTLPNDYIVYLLDSDFNIGHIVDPDTFKQALTCPESDKWLSAMEDEMNSMGNNRVWEHVELPQDAKAIDNKWIFKNLYEEVYMRQPKGFIVKGKENLCVPGDVPIIKGDKFNKTQCPRNKLERESVKNIPYASAVGSLMYAQVCNRPGIAYAVSVLSRFQLNPGHEYWKATKKVMRYLKKAEGYMLTF; encoded by the exons ATGTCTACATTGCCTAATGATTACATTGTCTATTTGTTAgatagtgattttaatattgggcATATAGTTGATCCTGATACTTTTAAGCAAGCCTTGACATGTCCTGAGTCAGATAAATGGTTAAGTGCCatggaagatgaaatgaattcaaTGGGAAATAATCGAGTCTGGGAACATGTTGAACTTCCTCAAGATGCTAAGGCCATAGACAACAAATggattttcaaaa ATCTTTATGAAGAGGTTTATATGAGACAACCTAAAGGTTTTATTgtgaagggaaaagaaaacttg TGTGTACCTGGTGATGTACCCATCATAAAAGGAGATAAGTTTAACAAAACTCAATGTCCTAGGAATAAGCTCGAAAGGGAATCTGTAAAGAACATACCATATGCTAGTGCTGTGGGGAGTTTGATGTATGCTCAAGTTTGCAATAGACCAGGTATTGCCTATGCAGTTAGTGTTCTTAGTAGGTTTCAGTTGAATCCAGGGCACGAGTATTGGAAAGCAACAAAGAAAGTTATGAGATACTTGAAGAAAGCTGAAGGTTACATGCTCACTTTCTAG